The following proteins are encoded in a genomic region of Amphiura filiformis chromosome 18, Afil_fr2py, whole genome shotgun sequence:
- the LOC140139300 gene encoding uncharacterized protein yields the protein MPKGAEVASGEKQLFNFLIALFVISAFEFIIGLATVIVVSLKIRRFCRGETDDDDEADVDQIHVIEPSRSSQPPVILANQMPHGDGLGHDIRYDPYMSPGQRHEHDPRRGRYNEPNVYYNDNAGATYNPGYGGYM from the exons GGTGAGAAGCagcttttcaactttttaataGCGTTATTTGTAATCAGTGCGTTTGAATTCATCATTGGGCTTGCAACAGTAATTGTCGTTAGTTTGAAGATCAGACGATTCTGTAGAGGGGAAACCGATGACGACGACGAGGCAGACGTGGATCAAATACAT GTTATTGAGCCATCGAGATCGTCTCAACCTCCGGTAATCCTGGCAAATCAAATGCCACATGGTGATGGGCTTGGACACGACATCAGGTACGACCCATACATGTCACCAGGACAGAGACATGAACATGACCCCCGACGTGGGAGATATAATGAACCCAATGTGTACTACAACGATAATGCAGGAG CTACATATAATCCAGGTTATGGAGGATACATGTAA